The Pseudoxanthobacter soli DSM 19599 region GTGCTTGCGACCCGAGCGGGGGCAGACGCGGCTTTGCGGCCGCGGCACCGGCGTGCCGCCCTTCGCGGATGGAGGCGGCGCATCGCAGGTCACGATCGCTTGATATCCGCGGGCCGGCCGACGCTTCGTTCGGAATGAAAAGGAGAGCCCCTTTGCGCGTTTCGTTCCGCACGATCCTTGCCGGCAGCGCCCTCGTCACGCTCGCCGTGGCCGTGCCCGTGACCACGTTCGCGGCCATGCCGGGCGCGTTCGGCGTGCAGTCCGCCGGGCGCACCCAGGATCTGATCGCCGCCGCGATCTCCACCTATTCGGTCGACCCGGTTTCCGCCGCGCTGCGCCGGACGATCGAGGGCCACATCGCCGCGATGGCGCCGCCTGCGGCCGCGCCCGCCGATCCCGCCGCCGCGGCGCCGGCGCCGAAGCCGCTCTCGGCGAGCGACGCGGACTGGGTGGGCATCGCCGCGTTCTATTCCGCGCGTGGCTATGCGCCGGTCTGGTTCGCGGGCGGCGTGCCGACCGCGCGCACCCGGGCCGTCGCCAACCGATTGGCGAAGGCCGGGGAGGACGGCCTCGACCCCGCCGCCTATTCCGTGCTGGACCGCTCGCTGCAGCCGATCTCGCCGGAGGATGCCGACCGGCTCGCCCGCGCGGAGCTGCGCGCCGCAGCCGCCATCCTGCGCTATGCCCGCGAGGCCCAGACCGGGCGGGTGAAGCCGTCGTCCGTCTCGCCGCTCGACGCGGAAAAGCCGGTGCCGCCGGACCCGGCGTCGGTGCTCGCGGCGGTCGCCGACGCGCGCGACCCCGCCGTCGCGCTCGACAGCTACAACCCGCCTTATCTCGGCTTCCGGCAGCTGCGCGCCAAGCTCGCCAACCTGCGGGCCGGCCTGCCGGTGAGTTCGATGCCGCTCGGGGCCTCCGCGGCCGGCAAGATCCCGTCCGTCGGGCGCGTGCCCGCGCTCGCGGTGCGCGATCCGGCCGTCGCCGAGCGCGGCCCGGCGCTCGCGTCCCGCGGCACCGGCATCGTTTCCGACGCCGATCCGCAGGTCACCGGAAGCCTGCCCCAGCCGCGTCCGCAGGCCGCCGCCACGGAGAGCGGCAAGAGCGCGACCGCAACCAGGGACACCGCGGCCTACCGCCAGACGGAAGCCGCCATCCTCGCCAACATGGAGCGCTGGCGCTGGCTGCCGCGCGATCTCGGCCGCTTCCACGTCTGGGTCGACATTCCCGGATACGACCTCGCCGTGGTGCGCGACGGCGAACGCACCTTCCACACCCGCGTCGTCGTCGGCCGGGACACCAACCAGACGCCGACCTTCTCCAGCGCGATCAACAACATCGTCGTCAATCCCTACTGGAACGTGCCGGTCTCGATCGTCACCAAGGAGATGCTGAAGCAGATCAAGGCGAACCCGGGCTACCTCGCCAAGAAGAACTACGAGGTGCTCTACAAGGGCCAGCCGGTCGATCCGACCCGGATCGTCTGGAACGAGAACGCGGCGCGGGCCCTGTCGATCCGCCAGAAGCCCGGCGCCGGCAATGCGCTGGGGACGGTGAAGTTCCTGTTCCCGAACCCGTTCTCGGTCTACCTGCACGACACGCCGTCGAAGGCGCTGTTCGCCAACGATTCCCGCGCCGACAGCCACGGCTGCGTGCGGGTGCAGAACCCGATGGCGTTCGCATCCGCCCTGCTGGCGGAGGACCCGAACCTCAACGGCGACAAGGTGAAGGATCTGGTCGGCGGCAAGGAGCGCTGGCTGAAGATCGCCACCCCGGTGCCGGTCCATCTGACCTATTTCACCGCCATGGTGACGCCGAACGGCGACCTCGACCTGCGCGAGGACATCTATGGCCGCGACGCCAGGCTGAAGGCCAAGCTCGGGCTGTGACGGTCAAGCGCGGGCGGGAAGACTTGAGGCCACAATATTTGACGCTGAAGACTTGAGGCTGAAAAGACTTGAGGCTTGAAGACGCTCTGCGGCACGCCCATTGCTGAGCGTGCCGCAGATTCGACCGGCGGCTCCCCCCCAGTCCGAACCACGCCGGTTTGCGGGTCCGGAAGAAGCCACCGATGATCCCCGGCCGCGCCTGAAGGCAGCAGCCGGTGGCCCGAAAGCCGGCCAGGACGTCCGACGCATTCCGCCGCGCGCCCCCAGATCAGGGAGGCCGCGCCGCCGTCATTCCGCGTCTTCGGCTCATCAACCACAGCGTCCGTGCCGCGATGGGCAGGACCGGGGATCGTCACCGTCGATTTCAACTCGCCATCGCCCCGGCGGGCGAGCCCGGAATGCTTACCTGTTCAGAATAATTCCATCTGGAACAGGCAACTTTCTAAAATAAACCCCCAAGATTAAATTTCAGAAAGGTTTCGTTTGGCGCCGTTTTGCGTCGCGGCGATACATACACCTTATGTCGCCGAAGTATATATTCGACTCTGCCCAATTTGGGCACATTTCATACTTTTAATATTTCATAGTTTTAATGTGAGGAGCCTCGGGCGGCGGCGACGTGCGCATTCGCCCATGCGGGAGCGTGCCCCGGCGCATGCGCGCAGGCGGCCCGGCGGCGGCAAGACCCAATCGGTGCCGCGCGTCAGGCTTGCAAGACCGTGTGAGGCTTTCTGAACCGCGTCAGGCTTGCAGGACGGTGAAGGCGTCGACGTCGATCAGGCCGAAATCCGAGATCTTCAGGTGCG contains the following coding sequences:
- a CDS encoding L,D-transpeptidase family protein, which gives rise to MRVSFRTILAGSALVTLAVAVPVTTFAAMPGAFGVQSAGRTQDLIAAAISTYSVDPVSAALRRTIEGHIAAMAPPAAAPADPAAAAPAPKPLSASDADWVGIAAFYSARGYAPVWFAGGVPTARTRAVANRLAKAGEDGLDPAAYSVLDRSLQPISPEDADRLARAELRAAAAILRYAREAQTGRVKPSSVSPLDAEKPVPPDPASVLAAVADARDPAVALDSYNPPYLGFRQLRAKLANLRAGLPVSSMPLGASAAGKIPSVGRVPALAVRDPAVAERGPALASRGTGIVSDADPQVTGSLPQPRPQAAATESGKSATATRDTAAYRQTEAAILANMERWRWLPRDLGRFHVWVDIPGYDLAVVRDGERTFHTRVVVGRDTNQTPTFSSAINNIVVNPYWNVPVSIVTKEMLKQIKANPGYLAKKNYEVLYKGQPVDPTRIVWNENAARALSIRQKPGAGNALGTVKFLFPNPFSVYLHDTPSKALFANDSRADSHGCVRVQNPMAFASALLAEDPNLNGDKVKDLVGGKERWLKIATPVPVHLTYFTAMVTPNGDLDLREDIYGRDARLKAKLGL